A stretch of Dama dama isolate Ldn47 chromosome 22, ASM3311817v1, whole genome shotgun sequence DNA encodes these proteins:
- the LOC133043372 gene encoding olfactory receptor 9K2-like, with amino-acid sequence MGDQGGDNRSEVTDFILVGIRVRPELHSLLFLLFLIVYWMVLLGNLSMIGIIVTDPRLNTPMYFFLGNLSIIDLSYSTVIVPKAMVNILSQKKTISFAGCVAQLFLYALFMVTEAFVLAAMAYDRFIAICNPLLYTVRMSRSLCIQLVAGSYLCGWVSSILQISVTFSMSFCASRVIDHFYCDSNPIEKISCSNVFMNKMVSLSLAILIILPTIVVIVVSYIYIVSTVLKIRSSEGRKKAFSTCSSHLGVVSLLYGTVSFVYLTPPNNPELRKVASVCYILFTPMLNPLIYSLRNKDVKDAMRKVVWKKKVLL; translated from the coding sequence ATGGGTGACCAGGGAGGAGACAACCGCTCAGAAGTGACCGACTTCATCCTCGTCGGCATCAGGGTCCGTCCAGAGCTCCACAGtctccttttcctgcttttcCTCATTGTTTACTGGATGGTCCTTCTGGGGAACCTTAGCATGATTGGCATCATCGTGACTGATCCCCGGCTGAACACACCAATGTATTTCTTCCTGGGCAATCTCTCCATCATTGACCTCTCCTACTCCACTGTTATCGTACCCAAAGCCATGGTCAACATCCTATCTCAGAAAAAGACCATATCCTTTGCAGGCTGTGTGGCTCAGTTGTTTCTTTATGCACTTTTCATGGTAACAGAGGCCTTTGTCTTGGCagccatggcctatgaccgcttcaTTGCCATCTGCAACCCGCTTCTCTATACTGTCCGCATGTCAAGAAGTCTCTGTATCCAACTGGTGGCTGGTTCTTATCTTTGTGGCTGGGTCAGTTCCATCCTTCAAATCAGTgtaacattttcaatgtctttctGTGCCTCTCGAGTCATTGATCACTTCTACTGTGATTCAAACCCAATTGAGAAGATCTCCTGTTCCAATGTCTTTATGAATAAGATGGTGTCACTTAGTTTGGCTATTCTTATTATTTTGCCCACGATAGTTGTTATTGTAGTATCTTACATATATATTGTGTCCACAGTTTTAAAGATCCGCTCcagtgaaggaaggaagaaagcctTCTCCACTTGCAGCTCTCATCTGGGGGTTGTAAGTTTGCTTTATGGGACTGTCTCCTTTGTGTATCTCACACCTCCAAATAACCCGGAACTTCGTAAAGTGGCTTCAGTATGttacattttattcacacctaTGCTGAACCCTTTAATCTACTCTCTAAGAAATAAGGATGTTAAAGATGCTATGAGAAAAGTTGTatggaagaaaaaagttttaCTCTAA